The sequence AAAGCGTGAGTTTAGACAAATTAGGAATATCAAATTTTAATGTCTTTTGCCCAATAAATCCAATAGCGAAAATTCCAAACACTGGCAGTAAAATAAGTAGAAATTCCATAGCAGTCCTCTTTTCTATGTATATTGTAGCTTATTGTACCATAAATGAAAAAAAGCTAATCAATAAAACACTTTTATAAGAAAAAAGCTAAGCGAACGCTATATATTAACCAAATGGAAGTAAAAATTACTTAAAATAGACCAGTGGAGAGAAATATTGCTATGATTTATTGATTTATTAAGAAAAATGTATTTTTCAATCGATGAAGACGCTTTATTTACAAGCTTTTTTGCTAATATAATGCATCTAATTGAGAAAGGAACTTGACTATGAAGATGGCATTTTTGCTAGAGAATAATGCTTGTTTTGCTAAAAAAGTGCTAATATAATAGTGAAATAATGGAGAAGTCTTGCTGATTTCACTGAACAGACATCAAAACGTCATTTTTTAGCCATAAAAACAATCAAAAAGGTCTTTTTTTAGTATAAAAAAGGAGAAGAATTCTATTATAATGGTTATGTTGAACTTGAAATATTTCTATATCTAAAAAGTTTTTAGGTATCAGTTATCTTTACTGAAAATCAAAGGAGACAATACAGTGAATTAGCAGAGAGAAGCGAAACAAGGGGAAGTTTTTACTTTTCTCACTCACTAAAAAAGTATGAAGTCATTTCGTTGAAAATAGAACAACTTAATTAAACAGTTATCTGGGAAACTTACTTTATATGAAATACGCACAAGAGAGGAACTGTTCATGCCTACTAAAAAATATACCGAAAAATTTAAAATTAGCCTTGTTTACTTACACTATAAAGGAACACCTAAACAAACATTATGCAATGATTTCGGTGTATCTATTGCATCGCTTTCTAGATGGATTAAAGGATACGATCCAACGAGCGTAGACTTAAACGAAGCCGCTAATATTTTACAAATGTACGAACTAAAAAAACAAAAAGCAAAATTAGAAGCCGAAGTTTTAGCACTTTCAAAAGCAATTAAACTTTTTAATTCTGATTTAAATCCAGTTTAAAAACAAAGACTACTCAAATAAAGTGAATGAGTAGTCTTTTTTCGTTTCCAATGTGATGTTTTTGTAAGTTTTATTTTAAAAGTAAAAGCATTCAACTACTAAAGTAACTATACCAGAATAGCAATAATCGCTTCTTCCAAAAGTAGTAGCTTATATTTTCTGAAATTGGATTTTCGTGAAGGAGAACGAACATAGTTGCTTATGGAGAATTAATTCGAGAAGTACGACTTTCAAAAGGTTTAATCCAAAAAGAAGTCTATATCAGAATTATTTCGAAGTTCTATGCGATAGTTTTTTACCAGAAAAAGCTGCCTGAACAATCTCTGGGCGCAGAAAATCCGTTAGATCCAATTATTCCTATAACATCTCAAGTAGAAACTCCTACGGCAGAAATTGCAAAAAACTCGTTTTGTCAAAAGAACAAATCACACCACCAACAGCGAAAAAAACGAAAGTAGCGCTAAA comes from Listeria monocytogenes and encodes:
- a CDS encoding transposase; its protein translation is MPTKKYTEKFKISLVYLHYKGTPKQTLCNDFGVSIASLSRWIKGYDPTSVDLNEAANILQMYELKKQKAKLEAEVLALSKAIKLFNSDLNPV